Proteins co-encoded in one Aggregicoccus sp. 17bor-14 genomic window:
- a CDS encoding histidine phosphatase family protein, translating into MATAHRPPQVVLVRHGETEWSRTLQHTGLTDLPLLEEGRRMGRALAGPLGAWRFAAVWTSPLRRAEETCALAGYGDVAHTRAGLREWDYGAYEGRTGAQIRAERPGWNLWEHGVPEGETLAQVAARADAVIAEARALQGDVLLFSHGHLLRVLAVRWLGLPPACGGLLALGTASISVLAWDASGERPVLERWNDTTHWR; encoded by the coding sequence ATGGCCACCGCCCACCGCCCACCGCAGGTCGTGCTCGTCCGCCACGGGGAGACCGAGTGGAGCCGCACGCTGCAGCACACCGGCCTCACCGACCTCCCCCTGCTGGAGGAGGGCCGGCGCATGGGGCGCGCGCTCGCGGGGCCCCTGGGAGCGTGGCGCTTCGCGGCGGTGTGGACCAGCCCCCTGCGCCGCGCCGAGGAGACCTGCGCGCTCGCGGGCTACGGGGACGTGGCGCACACGCGCGCGGGGCTGCGCGAGTGGGATTACGGCGCCTACGAGGGGCGCACGGGGGCGCAGATCCGCGCCGAGCGCCCGGGCTGGAACCTCTGGGAGCACGGGGTGCCGGAGGGCGAGACGCTCGCCCAGGTGGCGGCGCGCGCGGACGCGGTCATCGCCGAGGCGCGCGCACTGCAGGGCGACGTGCTGCTCTTCAGCCACGGGCACCTGCTGCGCGTGCTCGCGGTGCGCTGGCTGGGGCTGCCACCTGCCTGCGGAGGCCTGCTCGCGCTGGGCACCGCCTCCATCAGCGTGCTCGCGTGGGATGCGTCCGGGGAGCGCCCCGTGCTCGAGCGCTGGAACGACACCACCCACTGGCGGTGA